Proteins encoded in a region of the Streptomyces sp. NBC_00513 genome:
- a CDS encoding serine/threonine-protein kinase: protein MARKIGSRYTAHQILGRGSAGTVWLGEGPEGPVAVKLLREDLASDQELVGRFVQERSALLGLEHPHVVSVRDLVVDGNDLALVMDLVRGTDLRTRLDRERRLAPEAAVAIVADVADALAAAHAAGVVHRDVKPENVLLDMQGPLGPGGAHPALLTDFGVAKLIDSPRRSTGGRASAPTTRIIGTPDYLAPEIVEGLPPRAAVDIYALATVLYELLAGFTPFGGGHPGAVLRRHVTETVVPLPGIPEELWQLMVQCLAKAPASRLRASELSTRLRDLLPMLAGIPPLDVDEPDEADTEPEQAEEKSADPVRRRGVVPLVPGSATDSNRDTHTSMRVPGPDELAGGALGTARVPRPAGGHRPGSARHRAETVRKRRLVLSASAVVLVAAVGLGTWFAVSDGDDAPAPQDSKQSGTAVP, encoded by the coding sequence GTGGCACGGAAGATCGGCAGCCGGTACACCGCGCACCAGATCCTTGGGCGCGGCAGCGCGGGCACGGTGTGGCTGGGCGAGGGGCCGGAAGGCCCCGTCGCCGTCAAACTGCTGCGCGAGGACCTCGCGTCCGACCAGGAGCTGGTCGGACGGTTCGTCCAGGAGCGCAGCGCGCTGCTCGGCCTGGAACACCCCCACGTCGTGTCCGTCCGCGACCTCGTCGTCGACGGCAACGACCTCGCCCTCGTCATGGACCTCGTCCGCGGCACGGACCTGCGGACGCGGCTCGACCGCGAACGACGGCTCGCCCCCGAGGCGGCCGTCGCCATCGTCGCCGACGTCGCGGACGCGCTGGCCGCGGCGCACGCGGCGGGCGTCGTGCACCGCGACGTCAAGCCGGAGAACGTCCTGCTCGACATGCAGGGCCCGCTCGGCCCCGGAGGCGCCCACCCGGCGCTGCTGACCGACTTCGGCGTCGCGAAGCTGATCGACTCGCCGCGCCGCAGCACCGGAGGCCGCGCCTCGGCGCCCACCACCCGGATCATCGGCACGCCCGACTACCTGGCCCCCGAGATCGTGGAGGGGCTGCCGCCGCGCGCGGCCGTCGACATCTACGCACTGGCCACGGTGCTGTACGAGCTGCTCGCCGGGTTCACGCCGTTCGGCGGCGGGCACCCCGGGGCGGTGCTGCGCCGGCACGTGACCGAGACCGTCGTACCGCTGCCCGGCATCCCGGAAGAACTGTGGCAGCTCATGGTGCAGTGCCTCGCCAAGGCGCCGGCGTCACGGTTGCGGGCCTCGGAACTGTCGACCCGGCTGCGGGACCTGCTGCCGATGCTGGCCGGGATCCCGCCCCTGGACGTGGACGAGCCGGACGAGGCCGACACGGAACCGGAACAGGCCGAGGAGAAGTCCGCGGATCCGGTACGGCGGCGCGGCGTGGTGCCGCTGGTCCCCGGCTCGGCGACGGACTCCAACCGGGACACGCACACCTCCATGCGGGTACCCGGCCCCGACGAGCTGGCCGGGGGCGCGCTGGGCACCGCCCGGGTCCCGCGCCCCGCGGGCGGCCACCGGCCCGGCTCCGCCCGGCACCGGGCCGAGACGGTCCGCAAGCGCCGGCTCGTGCTGTCCGCCTCGGCGGTGGTCCTGGTGGCGGCGGTCGGGCTGGGCACCTGGTTCGCGGTGTCCGACGGGGACGACGCCCCCGCCCCGCAGGACAGCAAGCAGTCGGGCACGGCGGTCCCGTAG